The following proteins are encoded in a genomic region of Doryrhamphus excisus isolate RoL2022-K1 chromosome 6, RoL_Dexc_1.0, whole genome shotgun sequence:
- the nox5 gene encoding NADPH oxidase 5 isoform X8, translated as MSSDEDARWLEWVTKQFESIAGDDKEIDLDEFKTALKVKESFFAERFFALFDSDGSSSISLDELLEALDLLIHGSETDKLKFLFQVYDVDGSGSIDPDELRTVLKSCLRESAISLPEEKLDDLTLALFESADKDNSGAITFEELKAELENFPEVMENLTISAANWLKPPEVDQKKRQTPRYLTRAYWHNNSRKLLFLCGYACLSLVLFIGAVLQHRHGSACYMLAKGCGQCLNFNCTFVMVLMLRRCLTWLRATWVVRVFPLDQNILLHQIVGYAILGYTLVHTTAHVLNFAQLSNHSGFSLWEYLLTTRPGIGWVKGTASLTGVVLQVVICLMVLCSSTFVRRSGHFEVFYWSHLSYVWVWSLLMVHCANFWKWFVVPGLLFLLEKIIGIAVSRIGGLYIVEVNLLPSKVTHLVIKRPQFFHFKPGDYVYINIPVIAKYEWHPFTISSAPEQSDSLWLHIRSMGQWTNRLYEYFRQPQSPAPSQRRLAASLRSRQLTKTPDDLFNSPQFNDVVASNDDDTVELTMYRQNGSRTSASPVTLVQDPLSSDELGPAERGEAPPIREVSAKFGENHRFCNIKCYVDGPYGTPTRQIFASEHAVLIGAGIGITPFASILQSIMYRYRRRKQNCPNCNYSWCENIKDSEMKLRKVDFIWINRDQKSFEWFVSLLTKLELDQADEEPEGRFLEMHMYMTSALCKNDMKAIGLQMALDLLAKKEKRDSITGLRTRTQPGRPEWGKVFQKVSEENKGKVHVFYCGSPALAKVIKAQCENFSFNFYKENF; from the exons ATGAGTTCGGACGAGGACGCGCGCTGGTTGGAGTGGGTTACCAAACAGTTTGAGAGCATCGCAGGAGATGACAAAGAGATTGACCTGGACGAGTTTAAGACCGCTCTCAAGGTCAAAGAG TCTTTCTTCGCTGAGCGTTTCTTTGCGCTCTTTGACTCGGACGGGAGCAGCTCCATCAGCCTGGACGAGCTTCTGGAGGCTCTAGACCTGCTCATCCATGGCAGCGAGACTGACAAGCTCAAGTTCCTCTTCCAGGTCTACGACGTGGATG GAAGTGGTTCAATTGATCCCGACGAGTTGCGCACAGTTCTGAAGTCGTGTCTGCGTGAGAGTGCCATCTCGCTCCCGGAGGAGAAACTGGATGACCTGACCCTGGCGCTCTTTGAGTCGGCTGACAAAGACAACAGCGGCGCCATCACCTTTGAGGAGCTCAAGGCCGAGCTGGAGAACTTTCCAGAGGTGATGGAGAACCTAACCATCAG TGCTGCCAACTGGCTCAAGCCTCCAGAAGTTGACCAGAAGAAGCGCCAGACTCCTCGCTACTTGACCCGAGCCTACTGGCACAATAACAGTCGCAAGCTCCTCTTCCTGTGCGGCTACGCCTGCCTCAGCCTCGTGCTCTTCATCGGCGCTGTCCTGCAGCATCGTCACGGCAGCGCCTGCTACATGCTGGCTAAAGGCTGCGGACAGTGTCTCAACTTCAACTGCACCTTTGTCATG GTGCTGATGCTGCGTCGCTGTCTGACATGGTTGCGGGCCACATGGGTGGTGAGGGTCTTTCCTCTGGACCAAAACATCTTGTTACATCAGATTGTGGGCTATGCCATCCTGGGCTACACTCTCGTACACACCACCGCACACGTCCTCAACTTTG CCCAGCTGTCGAATCACAGCGGCTTCAGTCTTTGGGAATACTTGCTCACCACACGGCCCGGGATCGGCTGGGTCAAGGGAACGGCTTCGCTGACAGGAGTGGTTCTTCAAGTGGTGATCTGCCTCATGGTGCTGTGCTCCAGCACCTTCGTACGACGCAGTGGCCATTTTGAA GTGTTCTACTGGTCTCATCTGTCCTACGTGTGGGTGTGGTCACTGCTCATGGTCCACTGTGCCAACTTCTGGAAGTGGTTTGTGGTTCCGGGACTGCTCTTCCTGCTGGAGAAGATCATTGGAATTGCTGTGTCCCGCATCGGAGGTCTGTACATAGTTGAGGTCAACCTGCTGCCATCCAAG GTTACTCATCTGGTCATCAAGCGCCCTCAGTTTTTCCACTTCAAGCCAGGAGATTATGTCTACATCAACATTCCGGTCATCGCCAAGTACGAGTGGCACCCGTTCACCATCAGCAGCGCTCCGGAACAATCGG ATAGTCTGTGGCTGCACATCCGCTCGATGGGTCAGTGGACCAACCGCCTGTACGAGTACTTCAGGCAGCCTCAGAGTCCAGCGCCAAGTCAGAGGAGGCTGGCAGCGAGCCTGCGTAGCAGACAGCTGACAAAGACTCCG GATGACTTGTTCAACTCACCGCAATTTAACGACGTCGTGGCGTCCAATGACGACGACACTGTCGAGCTGACCATGTATCGTCAGAACGGTTCCCGGACCAGCGCCTCCCCTGTGACCTTGGTGCAAGATCCTCTTTCTTCAGATGAACTGGGGCCTGCAGAAAGAGGCGAGGCCCCGCCCATTAGAGAG GTTTCTGCAAAGTTTGGCGAGAATCACCGCTTCTGCAACATCAAG TGTTATGTGGATGGACCCTACGGAACCCCGACCAGACAGATCTTTGCATCGGAGCACGCCGTCCTGATTGGGGCAGGCATTGGCATCACACCCTTTGCCTCCATCCTGCAAAGCATCATGTACAG GTACCGCCGCAGGAAGCAGAACTGTCCCAACTGTAACTACTCGTGGTGCGAGAACATCAAGGACAGCGAAATGAAGCTCCGCAAA GTGGACTTCATCTGGATCAACCGTGACCAGAAGTCCTTTGAATGGTTTGTCAGCCTCCTGACCAAACTGGAGCTGGACCAGGCTGATGAGGAACCCGAAG GTCGCTTCCTGGAGATGCACATGTACATGACGTCCGCCTTATGTAAGAACGACATGAAGGCCATCGGCCTGCAAATGGCGCTGGACCTGCTGGCCAAGAAGGAGAAGCGTGACTCCATTACCGGCCTGAGGACCAGAACTCAACCTGGACGTCCTGAGTGGGGGAAG GTATTCCAAAAGGTGTCGGAGGAGAACAAAGGCAAAGTTCATGTGTTCTACTGTGGTTCTCCTGCGCTGGCCAAAGTCATCAAAGCTCAGTGTGAAAACTTTAGCTTCAATTTCTACAAGGAAAATTTCTGA
- the nox5 gene encoding NADPH oxidase 5 isoform X1, producing the protein MSSDEDARWLEWVTKQFESIAGDDKEIDLDEFKTALKVKESFFAERFFALFDSDGSSSISLDELLEALDLLIHGSETDKLKFLFQVYDVDGENCKNLQVHGLLTILRRRGCHLGSGSIDPDELRTVLKSCLRESAISLPEEKLDDLTLALFESADKDNSGAITFEELKAELENFPEVMENLTISAANWLKPPEVDQKKRQTPRYLTRAYWHNNSRKLLFLCGYACLSLVLFIGAVLQHRHGSACYMLAKGCGQCLNFNCTFVMVLMLRRCLTWLRATWVVRVFPLDQNILLHQIVGYAILGYTLVHTTAHVLNFAQLSNHSGFSLWEYLLTTRPGIGWVKGTASLTGVVLQVVICLMVLCSSTFVRRSGHFEVRCHRDAVAVIALLSSTPSSVSILTCQVFYWSHLSYVWVWSLLMVHCANFWKWFVVPGLLFLLEKIIGIAVSRIGGLYIVEVNLLPSKVTHLVIKRPQFFHFKPGDYVYINIPVIAKYEWHPFTISSAPEQSDSLWLHIRSMGQWTNRLYEYFRQPQSPAPSQRRLAASLRSRQLTKTPDDLFNSPQFNDVVASNDDDTVELTMYRQNGSRTSASPVTLVQDPLSSDELGPAERGEAPPIREVSAKFGENHRFCNIKCYVDGPYGTPTRQIFASEHAVLIGAGIGITPFASILQSIMYRYRRRKQNCPNCNYSWCENIKDSEMKLRKVDFIWINRDQKSFEWFVSLLTKLELDQADEEPEGRFLEMHMYMTSALCKNDMKAIGLQMALDLLAKKEKRDSITGLRTRTQPGRPEWGKVFQKVSEENKGKVHVFYCGSPALAKVIKAQCENFSFNFYKENF; encoded by the exons ATGAGTTCGGACGAGGACGCGCGCTGGTTGGAGTGGGTTACCAAACAGTTTGAGAGCATCGCAGGAGATGACAAAGAGATTGACCTGGACGAGTTTAAGACCGCTCTCAAGGTCAAAGAG TCTTTCTTCGCTGAGCGTTTCTTTGCGCTCTTTGACTCGGACGGGAGCAGCTCCATCAGCCTGGACGAGCTTCTGGAGGCTCTAGACCTGCTCATCCATGGCAGCGAGACTGACAAGCTCAAGTTCCTCTTCCAGGTCTACGACGTGGATGGTGAGAACTGCAAGAACCTGCAAGTACATGGCCTACTAACAATACTAAGAAGGAGGGGGTGTCACCTAGGAAGTGGTTCAATTGATCCCGACGAGTTGCGCACAGTTCTGAAGTCGTGTCTGCGTGAGAGTGCCATCTCGCTCCCGGAGGAGAAACTGGATGACCTGACCCTGGCGCTCTTTGAGTCGGCTGACAAAGACAACAGCGGCGCCATCACCTTTGAGGAGCTCAAGGCCGAGCTGGAGAACTTTCCAGAGGTGATGGAGAACCTAACCATCAG TGCTGCCAACTGGCTCAAGCCTCCAGAAGTTGACCAGAAGAAGCGCCAGACTCCTCGCTACTTGACCCGAGCCTACTGGCACAATAACAGTCGCAAGCTCCTCTTCCTGTGCGGCTACGCCTGCCTCAGCCTCGTGCTCTTCATCGGCGCTGTCCTGCAGCATCGTCACGGCAGCGCCTGCTACATGCTGGCTAAAGGCTGCGGACAGTGTCTCAACTTCAACTGCACCTTTGTCATG GTGCTGATGCTGCGTCGCTGTCTGACATGGTTGCGGGCCACATGGGTGGTGAGGGTCTTTCCTCTGGACCAAAACATCTTGTTACATCAGATTGTGGGCTATGCCATCCTGGGCTACACTCTCGTACACACCACCGCACACGTCCTCAACTTTG CCCAGCTGTCGAATCACAGCGGCTTCAGTCTTTGGGAATACTTGCTCACCACACGGCCCGGGATCGGCTGGGTCAAGGGAACGGCTTCGCTGACAGGAGTGGTTCTTCAAGTGGTGATCTGCCTCATGGTGCTGTGCTCCAGCACCTTCGTACGACGCAGTGGCCATTTTGAAGTAAGATGCCATCGCGATGCTGTAGCAGTGATCGCCTTGCTGTCGTCTACGCCATCAAGTGTTTCTATCTTAACCTGTCAGGTGTTCTACTGGTCTCATCTGTCCTACGTGTGGGTGTGGTCACTGCTCATGGTCCACTGTGCCAACTTCTGGAAGTGGTTTGTGGTTCCGGGACTGCTCTTCCTGCTGGAGAAGATCATTGGAATTGCTGTGTCCCGCATCGGAGGTCTGTACATAGTTGAGGTCAACCTGCTGCCATCCAAG GTTACTCATCTGGTCATCAAGCGCCCTCAGTTTTTCCACTTCAAGCCAGGAGATTATGTCTACATCAACATTCCGGTCATCGCCAAGTACGAGTGGCACCCGTTCACCATCAGCAGCGCTCCGGAACAATCGG ATAGTCTGTGGCTGCACATCCGCTCGATGGGTCAGTGGACCAACCGCCTGTACGAGTACTTCAGGCAGCCTCAGAGTCCAGCGCCAAGTCAGAGGAGGCTGGCAGCGAGCCTGCGTAGCAGACAGCTGACAAAGACTCCG GATGACTTGTTCAACTCACCGCAATTTAACGACGTCGTGGCGTCCAATGACGACGACACTGTCGAGCTGACCATGTATCGTCAGAACGGTTCCCGGACCAGCGCCTCCCCTGTGACCTTGGTGCAAGATCCTCTTTCTTCAGATGAACTGGGGCCTGCAGAAAGAGGCGAGGCCCCGCCCATTAGAGAG GTTTCTGCAAAGTTTGGCGAGAATCACCGCTTCTGCAACATCAAG TGTTATGTGGATGGACCCTACGGAACCCCGACCAGACAGATCTTTGCATCGGAGCACGCCGTCCTGATTGGGGCAGGCATTGGCATCACACCCTTTGCCTCCATCCTGCAAAGCATCATGTACAG GTACCGCCGCAGGAAGCAGAACTGTCCCAACTGTAACTACTCGTGGTGCGAGAACATCAAGGACAGCGAAATGAAGCTCCGCAAA GTGGACTTCATCTGGATCAACCGTGACCAGAAGTCCTTTGAATGGTTTGTCAGCCTCCTGACCAAACTGGAGCTGGACCAGGCTGATGAGGAACCCGAAG GTCGCTTCCTGGAGATGCACATGTACATGACGTCCGCCTTATGTAAGAACGACATGAAGGCCATCGGCCTGCAAATGGCGCTGGACCTGCTGGCCAAGAAGGAGAAGCGTGACTCCATTACCGGCCTGAGGACCAGAACTCAACCTGGACGTCCTGAGTGGGGGAAG GTATTCCAAAAGGTGTCGGAGGAGAACAAAGGCAAAGTTCATGTGTTCTACTGTGGTTCTCCTGCGCTGGCCAAAGTCATCAAAGCTCAGTGTGAAAACTTTAGCTTCAATTTCTACAAGGAAAATTTCTGA
- the nox5 gene encoding NADPH oxidase 5 isoform X9: MENLTISAANWLKPPEVDQKKRQTPRYLTRAYWHNNSRKLLFLCGYACLSLVLFIGAVLQHRHGSACYMLAKGCGQCLNFNCTFVMVLMLRRCLTWLRATWVVRVFPLDQNILLHQIVGYAILGYTLVHTTAHVLNFAQLSNHSGFSLWEYLLTTRPGIGWVKGTASLTGVVLQVVICLMVLCSSTFVRRSGHFEVRCHRDAVAVIALLSSTPSSVSILTCQVFYWSHLSYVWVWSLLMVHCANFWKWFVVPGLLFLLEKIIGIAVSRIGGLYIVEVNLLPSKVTHLVIKRPQFFHFKPGDYVYINIPVIAKYEWHPFTISSAPEQSDSLWLHIRSMGQWTNRLYEYFRQPQSPAPSQRRLAASLRSRQLTKTPDDLFNSPQFNDVVASNDDDTVELTMYRQNGSRTSASPVTLVQDPLSSDELGPAERGEAPPIREVSAKFGENHRFCNIKCYVDGPYGTPTRQIFASEHAVLIGAGIGITPFASILQSIMYRYRRRKQNCPNCNYSWCENIKDSEMKLRKVDFIWINRDQKSFEWFVSLLTKLELDQADEEPEGRFLEMHMYMTSALCKNDMKAIGLQMALDLLAKKEKRDSITGLRTRTQPGRPEWGKVFQKVSEENKGKVHVFYCGSPALAKVIKAQCENFSFNFYKENF, translated from the exons ATGGAGAACCTAACCATCAG TGCTGCCAACTGGCTCAAGCCTCCAGAAGTTGACCAGAAGAAGCGCCAGACTCCTCGCTACTTGACCCGAGCCTACTGGCACAATAACAGTCGCAAGCTCCTCTTCCTGTGCGGCTACGCCTGCCTCAGCCTCGTGCTCTTCATCGGCGCTGTCCTGCAGCATCGTCACGGCAGCGCCTGCTACATGCTGGCTAAAGGCTGCGGACAGTGTCTCAACTTCAACTGCACCTTTGTCATG GTGCTGATGCTGCGTCGCTGTCTGACATGGTTGCGGGCCACATGGGTGGTGAGGGTCTTTCCTCTGGACCAAAACATCTTGTTACATCAGATTGTGGGCTATGCCATCCTGGGCTACACTCTCGTACACACCACCGCACACGTCCTCAACTTTG CCCAGCTGTCGAATCACAGCGGCTTCAGTCTTTGGGAATACTTGCTCACCACACGGCCCGGGATCGGCTGGGTCAAGGGAACGGCTTCGCTGACAGGAGTGGTTCTTCAAGTGGTGATCTGCCTCATGGTGCTGTGCTCCAGCACCTTCGTACGACGCAGTGGCCATTTTGAAGTAAGATGCCATCGCGATGCTGTAGCAGTGATCGCCTTGCTGTCGTCTACGCCATCAAGTGTTTCTATCTTAACCTGTCAGGTGTTCTACTGGTCTCATCTGTCCTACGTGTGGGTGTGGTCACTGCTCATGGTCCACTGTGCCAACTTCTGGAAGTGGTTTGTGGTTCCGGGACTGCTCTTCCTGCTGGAGAAGATCATTGGAATTGCTGTGTCCCGCATCGGAGGTCTGTACATAGTTGAGGTCAACCTGCTGCCATCCAAG GTTACTCATCTGGTCATCAAGCGCCCTCAGTTTTTCCACTTCAAGCCAGGAGATTATGTCTACATCAACATTCCGGTCATCGCCAAGTACGAGTGGCACCCGTTCACCATCAGCAGCGCTCCGGAACAATCGG ATAGTCTGTGGCTGCACATCCGCTCGATGGGTCAGTGGACCAACCGCCTGTACGAGTACTTCAGGCAGCCTCAGAGTCCAGCGCCAAGTCAGAGGAGGCTGGCAGCGAGCCTGCGTAGCAGACAGCTGACAAAGACTCCG GATGACTTGTTCAACTCACCGCAATTTAACGACGTCGTGGCGTCCAATGACGACGACACTGTCGAGCTGACCATGTATCGTCAGAACGGTTCCCGGACCAGCGCCTCCCCTGTGACCTTGGTGCAAGATCCTCTTTCTTCAGATGAACTGGGGCCTGCAGAAAGAGGCGAGGCCCCGCCCATTAGAGAG GTTTCTGCAAAGTTTGGCGAGAATCACCGCTTCTGCAACATCAAG TGTTATGTGGATGGACCCTACGGAACCCCGACCAGACAGATCTTTGCATCGGAGCACGCCGTCCTGATTGGGGCAGGCATTGGCATCACACCCTTTGCCTCCATCCTGCAAAGCATCATGTACAG GTACCGCCGCAGGAAGCAGAACTGTCCCAACTGTAACTACTCGTGGTGCGAGAACATCAAGGACAGCGAAATGAAGCTCCGCAAA GTGGACTTCATCTGGATCAACCGTGACCAGAAGTCCTTTGAATGGTTTGTCAGCCTCCTGACCAAACTGGAGCTGGACCAGGCTGATGAGGAACCCGAAG GTCGCTTCCTGGAGATGCACATGTACATGACGTCCGCCTTATGTAAGAACGACATGAAGGCCATCGGCCTGCAAATGGCGCTGGACCTGCTGGCCAAGAAGGAGAAGCGTGACTCCATTACCGGCCTGAGGACCAGAACTCAACCTGGACGTCCTGAGTGGGGGAAG GTATTCCAAAAGGTGTCGGAGGAGAACAAAGGCAAAGTTCATGTGTTCTACTGTGGTTCTCCTGCGCTGGCCAAAGTCATCAAAGCTCAGTGTGAAAACTTTAGCTTCAATTTCTACAAGGAAAATTTCTGA
- the nox5 gene encoding NADPH oxidase 5 isoform X7, which produces MTKRLTWTSLRPLSRSKSSISLDELLEALDLLIHGSETDKLKFLFQVYDVDGENCKNLQVHGLLTILRRRGCHLGSGSIDPDELRTVLKSCLRESAISLPEEKLDDLTLALFESADKDNSGAITFEELKAELENFPEVMENLTISAANWLKPPEVDQKKRQTPRYLTRAYWHNNSRKLLFLCGYACLSLVLFIGAVLQHRHGSACYMLAKGCGQCLNFNCTFVMVLMLRRCLTWLRATWVVRVFPLDQNILLHQIVGYAILGYTLVHTTAHVLNFAQLSNHSGFSLWEYLLTTRPGIGWVKGTASLTGVVLQVVICLMVLCSSTFVRRSGHFEVRCHRDAVAVIALLSSTPSSVSILTCQVFYWSHLSYVWVWSLLMVHCANFWKWFVVPGLLFLLEKIIGIAVSRIGGLYIVEVNLLPSKVTHLVIKRPQFFHFKPGDYVYINIPVIAKYEWHPFTISSAPEQSDSLWLHIRSMGQWTNRLYEYFRQPQSPAPSQRRLAASLRSRQLTKTPDDLFNSPQFNDVVASNDDDTVELTMYRQNGSRTSASPVTLVQDPLSSDELGPAERGEAPPIREVSAKFGENHRFCNIKCYVDGPYGTPTRQIFASEHAVLIGAGIGITPFASILQSIMYRYRRRKQNCPNCNYSWCENIKDSEMKLRKVDFIWINRDQKSFEWFVSLLTKLELDQADEEPEGRFLEMHMYMTSALCKNDMKAIGLQMALDLLAKKEKRDSITGLRTRTQPGRPEWGKVFQKVSEENKGKVHVFYCGSPALAKVIKAQCENFSFNFYKENF; this is translated from the exons ATGACAAAGAGATTGACCTGGACGAGTTTAAGACCGCTCTCAAGGTCAAAGAG CTCCATCAGCCTGGACGAGCTTCTGGAGGCTCTAGACCTGCTCATCCATGGCAGCGAGACTGACAAGCTCAAGTTCCTCTTCCAGGTCTACGACGTGGATGGTGAGAACTGCAAGAACCTGCAAGTACATGGCCTACTAACAATACTAAGAAGGAGGGGGTGTCACCTAGGAAGTGGTTCAATTGATCCCGACGAGTTGCGCACAGTTCTGAAGTCGTGTCTGCGTGAGAGTGCCATCTCGCTCCCGGAGGAGAAACTGGATGACCTGACCCTGGCGCTCTTTGAGTCGGCTGACAAAGACAACAGCGGCGCCATCACCTTTGAGGAGCTCAAGGCCGAGCTGGAGAACTTTCCAGAGGTGATGGAGAACCTAACCATCAG TGCTGCCAACTGGCTCAAGCCTCCAGAAGTTGACCAGAAGAAGCGCCAGACTCCTCGCTACTTGACCCGAGCCTACTGGCACAATAACAGTCGCAAGCTCCTCTTCCTGTGCGGCTACGCCTGCCTCAGCCTCGTGCTCTTCATCGGCGCTGTCCTGCAGCATCGTCACGGCAGCGCCTGCTACATGCTGGCTAAAGGCTGCGGACAGTGTCTCAACTTCAACTGCACCTTTGTCATG GTGCTGATGCTGCGTCGCTGTCTGACATGGTTGCGGGCCACATGGGTGGTGAGGGTCTTTCCTCTGGACCAAAACATCTTGTTACATCAGATTGTGGGCTATGCCATCCTGGGCTACACTCTCGTACACACCACCGCACACGTCCTCAACTTTG CCCAGCTGTCGAATCACAGCGGCTTCAGTCTTTGGGAATACTTGCTCACCACACGGCCCGGGATCGGCTGGGTCAAGGGAACGGCTTCGCTGACAGGAGTGGTTCTTCAAGTGGTGATCTGCCTCATGGTGCTGTGCTCCAGCACCTTCGTACGACGCAGTGGCCATTTTGAAGTAAGATGCCATCGCGATGCTGTAGCAGTGATCGCCTTGCTGTCGTCTACGCCATCAAGTGTTTCTATCTTAACCTGTCAGGTGTTCTACTGGTCTCATCTGTCCTACGTGTGGGTGTGGTCACTGCTCATGGTCCACTGTGCCAACTTCTGGAAGTGGTTTGTGGTTCCGGGACTGCTCTTCCTGCTGGAGAAGATCATTGGAATTGCTGTGTCCCGCATCGGAGGTCTGTACATAGTTGAGGTCAACCTGCTGCCATCCAAG GTTACTCATCTGGTCATCAAGCGCCCTCAGTTTTTCCACTTCAAGCCAGGAGATTATGTCTACATCAACATTCCGGTCATCGCCAAGTACGAGTGGCACCCGTTCACCATCAGCAGCGCTCCGGAACAATCGG ATAGTCTGTGGCTGCACATCCGCTCGATGGGTCAGTGGACCAACCGCCTGTACGAGTACTTCAGGCAGCCTCAGAGTCCAGCGCCAAGTCAGAGGAGGCTGGCAGCGAGCCTGCGTAGCAGACAGCTGACAAAGACTCCG GATGACTTGTTCAACTCACCGCAATTTAACGACGTCGTGGCGTCCAATGACGACGACACTGTCGAGCTGACCATGTATCGTCAGAACGGTTCCCGGACCAGCGCCTCCCCTGTGACCTTGGTGCAAGATCCTCTTTCTTCAGATGAACTGGGGCCTGCAGAAAGAGGCGAGGCCCCGCCCATTAGAGAG GTTTCTGCAAAGTTTGGCGAGAATCACCGCTTCTGCAACATCAAG TGTTATGTGGATGGACCCTACGGAACCCCGACCAGACAGATCTTTGCATCGGAGCACGCCGTCCTGATTGGGGCAGGCATTGGCATCACACCCTTTGCCTCCATCCTGCAAAGCATCATGTACAG GTACCGCCGCAGGAAGCAGAACTGTCCCAACTGTAACTACTCGTGGTGCGAGAACATCAAGGACAGCGAAATGAAGCTCCGCAAA GTGGACTTCATCTGGATCAACCGTGACCAGAAGTCCTTTGAATGGTTTGTCAGCCTCCTGACCAAACTGGAGCTGGACCAGGCTGATGAGGAACCCGAAG GTCGCTTCCTGGAGATGCACATGTACATGACGTCCGCCTTATGTAAGAACGACATGAAGGCCATCGGCCTGCAAATGGCGCTGGACCTGCTGGCCAAGAAGGAGAAGCGTGACTCCATTACCGGCCTGAGGACCAGAACTCAACCTGGACGTCCTGAGTGGGGGAAG GTATTCCAAAAGGTGTCGGAGGAGAACAAAGGCAAAGTTCATGTGTTCTACTGTGGTTCTCCTGCGCTGGCCAAAGTCATCAAAGCTCAGTGTGAAAACTTTAGCTTCAATTTCTACAAGGAAAATTTCTGA